From the genome of Bacteroidia bacterium, one region includes:
- a CDS encoding 2-oxoglutarate dehydrogenase E1 component: NSLLSEYAVLGFEYGYSLSSPNTLTIWEAQFGDFSNGAQVAIDQYIVSGESKWQKMTGLTLFLPHGYEGQGPEHSNARLERFLQLAAEYNMIIANCTTPANFFHLLRRQLAWPFRKPLVVFTPKSLLRHERVVSPVKDFTHGRFMEVIDDADAPKTAKRVLLCSGKVYYDLLARKEEKKIKNIAIVRIEQPYPWPETGLEKIYSKYSKAEFVWVQEEPKNLGPWYFINSLELPVKLKCISRKKSASPATGYNKVHQREQNEIVSQAMTIE, from the coding sequence CAATTCATTGCTCTCAGAATATGCTGTGCTGGGTTTTGAATATGGCTACTCATTAAGCAGCCCAAATACCCTCACAATCTGGGAAGCGCAATTTGGCGATTTCTCCAATGGAGCTCAGGTAGCCATTGACCAATACATTGTGTCGGGCGAAAGCAAATGGCAGAAAATGACCGGCCTCACGCTGTTCCTCCCGCACGGCTACGAAGGCCAGGGCCCGGAACACAGCAATGCCAGGCTTGAGCGATTTCTGCAATTGGCTGCCGAGTACAATATGATCATTGCCAATTGTACCACACCGGCAAATTTTTTCCACCTGCTGAGGCGGCAACTGGCCTGGCCATTCCGTAAACCTCTTGTAGTGTTTACGCCCAAATCTCTGCTGCGCCACGAGCGGGTTGTCTCGCCAGTCAAGGATTTTACCCACGGTCGTTTCATGGAGGTTATTGATGATGCGGATGCCCCTAAAACTGCAAAGCGCGTGTTGCTCTGCTCTGGCAAAGTATATTATGATTTACTGGCAAGAAAGGAAGAGAAGAAAATTAAGAATATTGCCATTGTGAGGATTGAACAACCTTACCCCTGGCCGGAAACAGGACTGGAAAAGATCTATTCAAAATATTCAAAGGCGGAATTTGTCTGGGTACAGGAAGAACCCAAAAATCTGGGTCCATGGTATTTTATTAACAGCCTTGAACTGCCGGTGAAACTGAAATGTATTTCCAGAAAGAAAAGCGCCTCTCCGGCTACAGGCTATAATAAAGTTCACCAGCGCGAGCAGAATGAGATTGTTTCGCAGGCAATGACAATAGAATAA
- the odhB gene encoding 2-oxoglutarate dehydrogenase complex dihydrolipoyllysine-residue succinyltransferase: MAEIKIPNVGESITEVTISKWLKEDGDFVEMDEAIAEIESDKASFEVNAEVEGILKIKSSEGETVNIGTVIADIQPGEGGAEKEKQKKDKSTADKEDTPAADKAEKKEQQKETPYASGHASPAAAKILREKGISPEDVNGSGKDGRITKEDAENAEAKKEKSDQKAEKPDSATEKAPDSKKESKPAKAEKSRPEERNTHREKLSTLRKTIAKRLVEAKNQTAMLTTFNEVDMGNIMELRKKFKDKFKEKHEVGLGFMSFFAKAVCLAIEEFPKVNASLDGEELEYHDYVDMGIAVSTERGLVVPVVRNTESMSMAEIEQQIIDKAVRARDNKLGIDEMQGGTFTITNGGIFGSMLSTPILNPPQSAILGMHNIVERAVVINGEIKIRPVMFVALSYDHRVIDGRESVSFLLRVKEYLEDPARMLIGI; the protein is encoded by the coding sequence ATGGCTGAAATAAAAATTCCTAACGTTGGTGAATCTATCACCGAAGTAACCATTTCAAAATGGCTGAAAGAAGACGGTGATTTTGTGGAAATGGACGAAGCGATAGCTGAAATAGAATCGGACAAAGCCTCATTCGAGGTGAATGCTGAAGTGGAAGGAATACTGAAGATCAAATCATCAGAAGGTGAGACTGTGAATATCGGGACCGTGATAGCCGATATTCAGCCGGGAGAAGGGGGCGCGGAGAAAGAAAAGCAGAAGAAGGACAAAAGCACCGCAGATAAAGAGGATACACCTGCCGCAGATAAAGCAGAGAAGAAAGAACAGCAAAAAGAAACACCTTACGCTTCAGGACATGCTTCTCCTGCCGCAGCTAAAATTTTGCGCGAAAAAGGAATTTCACCGGAAGATGTGAATGGCTCCGGCAAAGATGGCCGCATCACTAAAGAGGACGCGGAAAATGCTGAAGCCAAAAAAGAAAAGAGCGATCAAAAAGCTGAAAAACCGGACTCAGCAACAGAAAAAGCTCCGGACAGCAAAAAAGAATCGAAACCTGCAAAAGCGGAGAAAAGCCGGCCCGAAGAACGCAATACCCATCGGGAGAAACTCTCCACTTTGCGAAAAACCATTGCCAAGCGGCTGGTAGAGGCAAAAAACCAAACCGCGATGCTCACCACTTTTAATGAAGTGGACATGGGCAACATAATGGAACTCCGTAAAAAGTTCAAGGACAAATTCAAGGAAAAACATGAGGTGGGGCTCGGCTTCATGAGTTTTTTCGCCAAAGCCGTTTGCCTGGCCATAGAAGAATTTCCGAAGGTGAATGCCTCACTTGATGGCGAAGAACTGGAATACCACGACTATGTGGATATGGGAATCGCTGTCTCAACTGAACGGGGCCTGGTGGTGCCCGTTGTACGCAATACTGAAAGCATGAGTATGGCAGAGATTGAGCAACAGATCATTGACAAGGCGGTGCGAGCCCGCGACAATAAACTTGGTATTGATGAAATGCAGGGCGGCACTTTTACCATCACCAATGGAGGGATTTTCGGATCAATGCTCTCCACTCCCATCCTCAACCCGCCTCAAAGCGCCATTCTTGGAATGCACAATATCGTTGAGCGGGCGGTGGTAATAAATGGCGAAATAAAGATCCGCCCCGTGATGTTCGTGGCCCTGAGCTACGACCACCGGGTGATTGATGGCCGCGAATCCGTCAGCTTCCTTTTGCGCGTAAAAGAATACCTTGAAGACCCCGCAAGGATGCTGATTGGCATTTAA
- a CDS encoding TonB-dependent receptor: protein MRGYCILFILMCFAASCVAQHLPDTVKLKEAVIVEPRAQSFIIGRSSQTIDSNWIKLNRQNSLAEMLDGSSHLFLKTYSPGGLVNTSLRGMAANHTAILWNGFNLQSPLNGQLELSLIPAFFIDNLEIQQGGAGAMWGSGAIGGSILMASESKFNKGLTISLNSGTGSFGKMQQGAKISFSNKRWSTTTRIFRHSSDNDYRYRNSTIAGNPVERQENAAIRQYGLLQQSSMRLGSRQALSFFGWWQFNDRQIPPTLTTAFSTARQQDESLRTGLQWQRKGKAADLSIRTAWLHDWLQYADSSISLSSVTRSHSIVSEAEAKLRLPKFSRLNLGLNNTYTTASSLKIKNAEQKRNTTALFASYSKSNKKSTATGSVSLRQELIENEFAPMIPAVGFEFHVLKRKIVLRGNGSRIYRLPTFNDLYWQESQAHGNPDLKPERGWSSETGFDIKNETKLWQYGLGVTAFAISTRDLIQWYPLGNIWQPVNRNRVFSRGIENEAHLQRKWDSWQFRITASYSGTRSTLAEAANEQNRGNQLIYTPIHQATATARIAWKELEFRYRHHHVGSRFTLQDNSAWLPAFQTGTLLIQYAARFPSSQATFHIRINNLWNADYQVVEFRPVPLINYEAGISLKLNNRS, encoded by the coding sequence ATGCGCGGTTACTGTATTCTTTTCATCCTTATGTGCTTTGCTGCTTCCTGTGTGGCGCAGCACCTGCCGGACACCGTAAAGCTGAAAGAAGCCGTAATCGTGGAACCCCGTGCTCAGAGCTTTATAATCGGCAGAAGCTCACAAACCATTGACAGCAACTGGATAAAACTGAACCGGCAAAACTCGCTTGCAGAAATGCTGGATGGCAGCAGCCATTTATTCCTGAAAACATACAGCCCCGGAGGATTGGTAAATACCTCGCTCCGCGGAATGGCCGCAAATCATACTGCTATACTTTGGAACGGGTTCAACCTACAAAGTCCGCTAAACGGGCAGCTTGAACTCAGCCTGATCCCGGCTTTTTTCATTGATAACCTGGAAATTCAGCAGGGTGGTGCAGGGGCCATGTGGGGTAGCGGTGCCATTGGCGGAAGCATCCTGATGGCCAGCGAAAGCAAGTTCAATAAAGGCCTGACCATATCCCTCAATAGCGGTACGGGTAGTTTTGGAAAAATGCAGCAGGGCGCAAAAATCAGCTTCAGTAATAAGCGCTGGAGCACTACCACCCGTATCTTCAGGCATTCATCTGATAATGATTATCGTTACCGTAATTCCACAATTGCCGGCAACCCGGTGGAACGCCAGGAAAATGCGGCCATCAGGCAGTATGGGCTGCTCCAGCAAAGCAGCATGAGGTTAGGCTCCAGGCAGGCCCTGTCATTCTTTGGATGGTGGCAATTCAACGACCGGCAAATTCCGCCCACGCTCACCACAGCATTCAGCACTGCCCGCCAGCAGGACGAATCGCTGCGCACGGGTTTGCAATGGCAGCGAAAGGGAAAGGCTGCTGACCTGAGCATCCGGACGGCATGGCTCCATGATTGGCTGCAATATGCTGACAGCTCCATTTCGCTTTCATCCGTTACCCGCTCGCATTCCATCGTTTCAGAAGCTGAAGCTAAGCTCAGATTGCCGAAATTCTCCCGGCTTAACCTGGGCCTTAACAACACCTACACCACCGCCTCCAGCCTGAAAATTAAGAATGCAGAACAAAAAAGAAATACCACCGCACTGTTTGCTTCCTATTCTAAATCCAATAAAAAAAGCACCGCAACAGGATCGGTGAGTCTCCGCCAGGAATTGATCGAAAATGAATTCGCGCCTATGATCCCGGCAGTGGGCTTTGAGTTTCACGTTCTCAAAAGAAAAATAGTGCTTAGAGGAAATGGCAGCAGAATTTACCGGCTGCCTACTTTTAATGATCTCTACTGGCAGGAAAGCCAGGCGCATGGAAACCCGGATTTAAAGCCAGAACGAGGCTGGAGCAGCGAAACAGGTTTTGACATTAAAAACGAAACGAAACTATGGCAATACGGGCTGGGGGTTACGGCTTTTGCCATCTCTACCCGGGACCTCATACAATGGTATCCGCTGGGAAATATTTGGCAGCCCGTGAACCGGAACCGTGTCTTTTCCCGTGGGATTGAAAATGAGGCCCATCTGCAGCGGAAATGGGACTCCTGGCAATTCAGGATTACAGCCAGTTACAGCGGCACCCGCTCCACCCTGGCTGAAGCAGCCAACGAGCAGAACAGAGGAAACCAACTAATTTATACCCCCATCCACCAGGCCACTGCCACCGCCAGGATTGCCTGGAAAGAACTGGAGTTCCGATACCGGCACCATCACGTGGGTTCCCGCTTCACTTTGCAGGATAATTCAGCTTGGCTGCCGGCTTTCCAAACAGGAACACTGCTCATTCAGTATGCGGCCCGGTTTCCTTCATCGCAGGCCACATTTCATATCAGGATCAACAATCTGTGGAATGCAGACTATCAAGTTGTGGAATTCCGGCCGGTACCGCTTATTAATTATGAAGCAGGCATTTCTCTTAAATTGAATAACAGATCATGA
- a CDS encoding DUF5074 domain-containing protein, which produces MKTILLYFLIFLALASCKEKDDMTPAVEQAEFPQGIFVVNEGLFQSGTGSITYFNTERGETWVNVFSEVNQRPLGNVVQSMAIHHNKAYIVVNNAGKAEVVNLEDFKSEGAIDGLVLPRVFLGISNDKGYISQWGAGGMNGSVQVVNLETMQVEKSVSAGSGTDYLMMHNNHVLALNGGGFGNDSTMTVIDPETDAVLQTIQLQPNPRSAVTDNDGKLWILCGGRYDFMDPDKDSPGHLLRLHPQTYVIELDLEFPSQKIHPDKLVMNKAGDEMYFLYGSGIYSHPVSGTNLDLQPLVNRTFYSLGYDRVSETITAADAGDFISKGWVIRYLETGSVLDSFKAGVIPVNFVFNY; this is translated from the coding sequence ATGAAAACCATTCTTTTATACTTCTTAATATTTCTGGCTCTTGCCTCATGCAAGGAGAAAGATGATATGACGCCTGCGGTGGAACAGGCGGAGTTTCCGCAGGGAATATTTGTGGTCAATGAAGGTCTTTTCCAAAGCGGAACCGGCTCCATCACCTATTTTAATACAGAGCGAGGTGAAACCTGGGTAAACGTTTTCAGCGAAGTAAATCAAAGGCCGCTTGGCAATGTGGTACAGAGCATGGCCATTCATCACAACAAGGCTTATATTGTCGTGAACAATGCAGGCAAAGCAGAAGTGGTAAATCTGGAGGATTTCAAATCGGAAGGGGCAATTGATGGACTGGTGCTGCCACGCGTTTTCCTCGGCATTAGCAATGACAAAGGCTACATAAGCCAGTGGGGAGCAGGCGGCATGAATGGCAGCGTGCAGGTGGTAAATCTGGAAACAATGCAGGTGGAAAAATCCGTTTCAGCCGGTTCGGGTACAGACTATTTAATGATGCACAACAACCACGTCCTGGCGCTGAATGGAGGCGGCTTCGGCAATGACAGCACCATGACTGTGATTGACCCGGAAACTGATGCCGTGCTGCAAACCATACAACTCCAGCCAAATCCGCGAAGTGCAGTAACTGACAATGATGGAAAGTTGTGGATACTGTGCGGTGGACGCTATGATTTTATGGATCCTGATAAGGATAGTCCCGGCCATCTGCTGCGGTTGCATCCTCAGACGTATGTCATTGAACTTGATCTCGAATTTCCTTCTCAAAAAATTCATCCTGACAAACTGGTGATGAATAAAGCGGGAGATGAGATGTATTTTCTTTACGGCAGTGGAATTTACAGCCATCCGGTTTCCGGAACGAACCTGGATCTTCAGCCGTTAGTGAACCGTACTTTTTACAGCCTGGGATACGACCGGGTATCAGAAACAATTACGGCTGCCGATGCCGGAGACTTTATTTCTAAAGGATGGGTAATTCGCTATCTGGAAACCGGTAGCGTACTGGATTCTTTTAAAGCAGGCGTTATTCCAGTCAACTTTGTATTTAATTATTAA
- a CDS encoding T9SS type A sorting domain-containing protein — protein MKKTALLFLSALMLGAIQVDAQNPVLNQVLIGNGGNFGAPGNQVEFGRYNPADQSYFTFAAVPGSYTNFAYVDSQEVYMNADSFVFRYELDHYQQLGVFQSVGVVDMARYEDYLIVLKGFGAQGDYVDILDTGTFVPAGSIPQITNEARDIAIVGDTAYITHNLPGTIDQFPPFQIFADSIGYIAIIDLPNRKFVRNISLGQNGAGAGQIFIQNNTLFTVNNEAGSIGRYLLGTNVSTTTNLPVADKGAGIKDGLLYANFGQGIGSFDISTLAIIDTNIVERPGIEAMTMDTLANEFYATYTDFFSYGSLGRYDINGNLIDSLEIGVSPQAIATEYRTKPIAEFMASETAPLVYDTVMFIDLSIHDPVHYQWSITPSSFVYVKSTGQNSQNPFIVFTDTGKFTIQLIVSSAGAADTLEREQYIRVVAEPLNLNFSATDRNPDTSDTVTFTPTYTFAPDSFRWIITPAAFQYVNGTDSLSEIIDVVFDKGGFFTVTLVAYSPFDKDSIEKFRYIEVEGPTGVAGYSDFDFNIYPNPTSNILNIEISGKIPSEVNVTLYAADGRNLLDHQFAGTEARLDISHLKKGVYFLEINSETERTIKKVIKF, from the coding sequence ATGAAAAAAACAGCGCTCTTATTTCTTTCCGCCCTCATGTTAGGAGCAATACAGGTGGATGCTCAAAACCCTGTCCTTAACCAGGTTTTAATTGGAAACGGGGGAAACTTTGGCGCCCCTGGCAACCAGGTGGAATTTGGCCGCTATAATCCTGCTGACCAAAGTTATTTCACCTTTGCTGCCGTCCCCGGGAGCTACACCAATTTCGCGTATGTTGACAGCCAGGAAGTATATATGAATGCCGATTCCTTCGTATTCCGCTATGAACTGGACCATTATCAGCAACTTGGCGTATTCCAAAGTGTGGGCGTGGTGGATATGGCGCGTTATGAAGATTATCTGATCGTTCTCAAGGGTTTTGGAGCGCAGGGCGATTATGTTGATATTCTGGATACCGGCACTTTTGTACCAGCCGGGTCAATTCCACAGATCACCAATGAAGCCCGCGATATTGCCATTGTGGGAGACACCGCTTATATAACCCATAATCTTCCCGGAACAATTGATCAGTTTCCGCCTTTCCAAATATTCGCTGACAGCATCGGATATATAGCGATCATTGACTTGCCGAACCGCAAGTTCGTGCGCAATATTTCTCTTGGACAAAACGGAGCAGGAGCCGGACAAATTTTCATTCAAAATAACACGCTCTTCACCGTTAATAATGAAGCCGGAAGCATAGGCCGTTACCTCCTCGGGACTAACGTGTCCACAACCACTAACCTGCCTGTCGCTGATAAGGGTGCCGGTATAAAAGACGGGTTGCTGTATGCAAATTTCGGCCAGGGTATTGGAAGTTTTGACATCTCCACACTGGCAATTATTGATACAAATATTGTGGAGAGGCCCGGCATTGAAGCCATGACTATGGATACTCTGGCCAATGAATTTTACGCTACCTATACCGATTTCTTCAGCTATGGAAGTTTAGGACGATACGACATCAACGGCAACCTGATTGATTCATTGGAAATTGGCGTATCTCCACAAGCCATTGCAACCGAATACCGAACTAAGCCAATAGCCGAATTTATGGCCAGCGAAACCGCTCCGCTTGTTTATGACACCGTAATGTTTATTGATCTTTCTATTCATGACCCGGTGCATTACCAATGGAGCATAACTCCTTCTTCGTTTGTATATGTTAAGAGTACAGGGCAGAATTCACAAAATCCTTTTATAGTTTTTACTGATACAGGAAAATTTACCATCCAGTTAATTGTATCATCTGCCGGTGCCGCTGACACTTTGGAGCGGGAACAGTACATCCGGGTGGTGGCGGAACCGCTGAACCTCAACTTCAGCGCTACAGACAGGAACCCTGATACGAGCGATACCGTAACCTTTACACCTACTTATACTTTTGCGCCCGATTCCTTCCGATGGATCATCACCCCAGCCGCCTTTCAGTACGTTAACGGAACCGACAGCCTGTCTGAAATCATTGATGTGGTTTTTGATAAAGGTGGATTTTTCACGGTTACGCTTGTTGCATACTCCCCTTTTGATAAGGACAGCATTGAGAAATTCCGCTATATTGAGGTTGAAGGGCCAACCGGAGTGGCAGGATATTCGGATTTTGATTTTAATATTTACCCCAATCCAACTTCTAATATCCTGAATATTGAAATTTCAGGAAAGATTCCTTCTGAGGTAAACGTAACCTTGTATGCCGCTGATGGAAGGAATTTATTGGATCATCAGTTTGCAGGAACAGAGGCCCGACTGGATATTTCCCATTTGAAAAAAGGGGTTTATTTTTTAGAAATAAATTCTGAAACCGAAAGAACTATTAAAAAAGTCATTAAGTTTTAA
- a CDS encoding SUMF1/EgtB/PvdO family nonheme iron enzyme, whose product MKWDNSWNLDATAPNNHDAVWVFAKFRKDAGIWQHLYLSNDTGFAASDADMMVVPVQDGMGAFVRRQNAGAGNLEWLELTLQLQEELPSGSYEIRLFAIEMVYVPQGSFWLGDGQSFNRFRAGADSGAFEVTSAGAISVGNSSGKLSHSGKYPISGDIPAAYPNGFDGFYCMKYELSQEQYADFLNTLTYTQQEMRTSISPDAAEGTLALAHPSAPGRNGVVIKLSGTAPGKPAVYTCNATPALPFAATDDGQNRACNFLSWADLCAYLDWSGLRPMTEPEFEKACRGPELPVPLEFAWGTPYVTDGNTIVNDGLPTETVTEKGDDTTGLASHGYDGPQGALRCGFAAQGNNGRSQTGASFYGIMEMSGNLWEICVTVNAEGLTFTGIHGDGNLTPTGEADAARWIPAGDGAGHRGGAWLSGISPQFRDLATSDRFYGGLKPVIRRSTGGGRGVRTFQY is encoded by the coding sequence TTGAAATGGGACAATAGCTGGAACCTGGATGCTACCGCCCCGAATAACCATGATGCCGTTTGGGTTTTTGCCAAATTCCGGAAAGATGCTGGCATCTGGCAACATCTCTATCTCAGCAACGACACAGGATTTGCTGCATCAGATGCAGATATGATGGTGGTGCCGGTGCAGGATGGAATGGGCGCATTCGTCAGGCGGCAGAATGCAGGGGCCGGAAACCTGGAATGGCTGGAACTAACGCTGCAACTTCAGGAGGAGCTTCCGTCTGGAAGCTACGAAATCCGCCTGTTTGCGATAGAAATGGTGTACGTTCCGCAAGGCAGCTTTTGGCTCGGAGACGGGCAAAGCTTCAACCGCTTCCGGGCGGGCGCAGATTCCGGTGCTTTTGAGGTCACTTCGGCAGGAGCAATCTCCGTGGGCAACAGTTCCGGCAAGCTCTCTCATTCAGGTAAATATCCCATATCGGGAGACATTCCTGCTGCCTATCCAAATGGTTTTGATGGCTTTTACTGCATGAAATACGAACTGTCTCAGGAGCAATATGCAGACTTCCTGAATACGCTTACTTATACACAACAGGAGATGCGGACTTCCATTTCACCAGATGCTGCGGAAGGGACGCTGGCCCTGGCGCATCCTTCTGCTCCGGGCCGCAACGGGGTCGTCATAAAACTTTCCGGTACAGCTCCCGGCAAACCTGCCGTGTATACCTGCAATGCCACTCCTGCCCTGCCTTTTGCAGCCACTGATGACGGGCAAAACCGCGCTTGCAATTTCCTGAGTTGGGCTGACCTCTGCGCTTACCTTGACTGGAGCGGTTTGCGGCCCATGACCGAACCCGAATTTGAGAAAGCCTGCCGGGGGCCGGAACTTCCCGTGCCGCTGGAATTTGCATGGGGCACGCCTTATGTGACCGATGGAAACACGATTGTGAATGACGGACTTCCCACTGAAACCGTAACAGAAAAAGGAGACGACACCACCGGCCTCGCCAGCCACGGATATGACGGACCGCAGGGAGCGCTTCGATGTGGTTTTGCTGCACAGGGAAATAACGGCCGCAGCCAGACAGGAGCCTCCTTTTACGGCATTATGGAAATGAGCGGTAACCTCTGGGAAATCTGCGTAACGGTTAATGCTGAGGGCCTCACCTTTACAGGAATCCACGGAGATGGAAACCTGACACCTACAGGAGAAGCCGATGCCGCCCGCTGGATACCTGCAGGTGATGGAGCCGGCCACCGGGGAGGCGCATGGCTCAGTGGCATTAGCCCACAATTCCGCGACCTGGCCACTTCCGACCGCTTTTATGGCGGCCTCAAACCTGTCATTCGCAGAAGCACCGGTGGCGGACGCGGAGTAAGAACCTTCCAATATTAA
- a CDS encoding T9SS type A sorting domain-containing protein — protein sequence MNRLLLLLLFNTCTISVLAQAPYAGGEGDGYASASMSVVISSVNELENGLPEVRIFPNPARGFEHFSIEINTLNNEAVLLEIMNLAGQAVWQKRTDVPVIKTQLPPGFYFISIKTKEGEIQKKLVVVGS from the coding sequence ATGAATAGACTGCTGCTGCTTTTGCTTTTTAATACATGTACCATTTCCGTTCTGGCCCAGGCCCCTTATGCCGGAGGCGAGGGTGATGGTTATGCCTCTGCCAGTATGAGCGTGGTAATCTCCTCGGTAAATGAGCTTGAAAATGGCTTACCTGAAGTGCGCATTTTTCCAAACCCTGCACGAGGCTTCGAACATTTCAGTATTGAAATTAATACCCTAAATAACGAAGCTGTACTTTTGGAAATAATGAATTTAGCCGGACAAGCCGTGTGGCAAAAGCGAACGGATGTGCCTGTAATTAAAACTCAACTTCCTCCTGGTTTTTATTTTATCAGCATAAAAACAAAGGAAGGGGAAATCCAGAAGAAGCTGGTGGTAGTGGGGAGCTAG
- a CDS encoding T9SS type A sorting domain-containing protein encodes MRFLILLTIFYCVIPASAFSLHFAVKAPLIEHLRSVNDQWKSCMNGSEMNELIAFQSNEERITFHLLMVEKRLRAVESWHLSPEQQAKRNENLSVLHRYAVGGDFPQNTLHAQRQPYFIDFSGTACAVGYLIIESGHENFANEISKKYNYEFIDDLNRFAPQLSLWADENGFTVDELALIQPTYYPKELWLPVLDGIEGPVNSVIYDVYDGSYLVGGNFSDASGIACANVVRWNRQSFEPVGSGLPGEVKRLYSSMSHLYAVGNFSENDIAYELAIWTRDTDEWELLDLIPNQTGETNNFITSQSCWVISGWTLENGEKQHYVARGNANGTGWEIIARMDKPVYTIETTPLDLIAGGEFMVIDDTLEASYLARCTDCMSLQKQAAWTGFSSGVDAPIRILKRIYEAHGTLYAAGNFHDKNGNPVAAVSRLLNGKWQPVIRVINQGGYNMNFINDIEYVTITGEFLIGGEFETGTEMYLWKNLARLDLLSGSIYPKGHFNATINDIQSLEGEIVVGGKFTLSNDYLQVNHIAILNQMKTSIAQDNPEVVSSTVYPNPFADFTRIEVIGTQSPLKENKPELQLYAITGQRMAVTYESDHSGITLYRNDLPAGTYIYNVMVENKKIVIGKLVVW; translated from the coding sequence TCTACTTACCATTTTTTATTGTGTTATACCGGCTTCAGCATTCAGCCTTCATTTCGCTGTAAAAGCTCCCCTGATAGAGCACCTGCGTAGTGTCAATGATCAATGGAAAAGCTGCATGAATGGCTCAGAAATGAACGAACTGATCGCATTTCAGTCAAATGAAGAACGGATCACATTTCATTTACTGATGGTAGAAAAGCGCTTGCGGGCTGTTGAATCCTGGCACTTGAGTCCGGAGCAACAGGCAAAACGAAATGAAAACCTTTCTGTGCTCCACCGATATGCAGTCGGTGGTGATTTTCCGCAGAACACGCTTCATGCTCAGAGACAGCCGTACTTCATTGATTTCAGCGGTACAGCCTGTGCGGTTGGTTATCTGATAATTGAATCCGGACATGAAAATTTTGCAAATGAGATTAGCAAAAAATACAATTATGAATTTATAGATGATCTAAACAGGTTTGCTCCGCAGTTATCGCTTTGGGCCGATGAAAATGGATTTACGGTGGATGAGTTGGCGTTGATACAACCTACATATTATCCCAAAGAACTTTGGTTGCCTGTTTTAGATGGGATTGAAGGGCCGGTGAATTCGGTAATTTATGATGTGTATGATGGGTCATATTTAGTAGGTGGAAATTTCTCGGATGCAAGTGGAATTGCCTGTGCGAATGTGGTACGATGGAACCGGCAAAGTTTTGAACCGGTGGGATCAGGTTTACCGGGAGAAGTAAAACGTTTATATAGCTCTATGAGCCATCTTTATGCAGTGGGAAATTTCTCTGAGAATGACATTGCGTATGAGCTTGCCATTTGGACCCGGGACACCGATGAGTGGGAGTTGCTGGATTTGATTCCTAATCAGACTGGAGAAACCAACAATTTTATTACCAGTCAAAGTTGCTGGGTGATATCCGGCTGGACATTGGAAAATGGCGAAAAACAACATTATGTAGCGCGTGGTAATGCCAATGGAACCGGATGGGAGATAATAGCCAGGATGGATAAACCGGTATACACTATTGAAACTACTCCCTTAGACCTCATTGCCGGAGGTGAATTTATGGTTATTGACGATACGCTCGAAGCATCATACCTGGCGCGATGTACCGATTGCATGAGTCTTCAAAAGCAGGCGGCCTGGACTGGATTCAGTTCCGGGGTTGATGCTCCAATCAGGATATTAAAGCGAATATACGAAGCGCACGGAACGCTCTATGCCGCAGGCAATTTCCATGATAAAAATGGAAATCCGGTGGCTGCCGTTTCCCGATTATTGAATGGCAAATGGCAGCCTGTTATAAGAGTAATTAACCAAGGGGGATACAACATGAATTTTATTAATGATATCGAATACGTCACAATTACTGGAGAATTTTTAATAGGCGGTGAATTTGAAACTGGGACAGAGATGTATTTATGGAAAAATCTTGCACGTTTAGATTTGCTCAGTGGCTCAATTTATCCTAAGGGACATTTTAATGCTACAATAAATGATATTCAAAGTCTGGAAGGTGAAATCGTAGTAGGAGGGAAGTTTACTTTGTCGAATGATTATTTGCAGGTGAATCACATAGCCATACTTAATCAAATGAAAACATCAATCGCCCAGGACAACCCTGAAGTTGTGTCGTCTACTGTTTATCCAAATCCTTTTGCGGACTTCACCAGAATAGAGGTTATTGGCACTCAAAGTCCTTTAAAGGAAAATAAACCGGAACTACAACTTTATGCGATTACCGGACAGCGAATGGCGGTAACTTATGAATCAGATCATAGCGGAATTACTCTCTACAGGAATGATCTTCCTGCCGGAACCTATATTTATAATGTTATGGTTGAAAATAAGAAAATTGTGATAGGAAAGCTTGTGGTTTGGTAG